ACCCACGGCGTGAACTGCACTGGTTCTTGTTCCTGGAAGGTCTACGTAAAAGATGGCGTGATCACCTGGGAATCCCAGGCAGTGGATTACCCAAGCACCGGGCCAGACATGCCCGATTATGAGCCTCGTGGTTGCCCTCGCGGCGCATCCTTTTCCTGGTACACCTACTCGCCTACGCGCATTCGCTACCCCTATATCCGCGGCGTTCTTCTTGATATGTTCCGCGAGGCCAAGGGGCGTTTGGGCGATCCCGTCCTCGCGTGGCGCGAGATCGTGGAAACCCCTGAAAAGCGTCAGGCCTATATCTCTCAGCGCGGCAAGGGCGGCTTGGTGCGTGTGGGTTACGACGAGGCAATGGAAATTGCTGCCGCAGCCCATGTGTACACCGTCAAGCAATATGGCCCCGACCGCATCGCGGGCTTTACCGTGATCCCGGCGATGTCGCAGGTTTCTTATGGTGCAGGTACTCGCTTCTTGCAACTTATCGGCGGCGTGGCCTTGTCCTTCTACGACTGGTACGCAGACCTTCCGCCTGCTTCTCCTCAAACCTTCGGCGATCAAACCGATGTGCCGGAATCTGGCGACTGGTATAACTCCAGCTATCTGATGATGTGGGGTTCGAATATCCCCGTCACCCGTACTCCCGACGCGCACTTTATGGCAGAGGCGCGCTATAAGGGCACCAAGGTTGTGGTGGTCTCTCCCGACTTTGCAGATAACACCAAGTTTGCTGATGAATGGCTCAGGCTTGCACCTGGCACCGATGGTGCGCTGGCTTTTGCCATGGGTCATGTGATCTTAAGCGAATTCCATGTGGGCAAGAAGGAGCCTTTCTTCCTTGACTACATGCGGCAATTCACCGATGCCCCCTTCCTTGTGGAGCTGGATCAGCGAGCAGACGGCACCTTTACCCCAGGCAAGTTCCTCAGTGCAGCCCAAAGCGGTGACGATTCGCTGGCAAGCACGGCTAATGCCACTCACCGCCTGCTGGTGATGGAAGCTGATGGTGCCATCAAGGATCCCGGCGGCACCGTGGCTGATCGCTGGGGTGATGATGGCGAGGGCAAGTGGAACCTCAAGCTCGATGGTGTTGCTCCGGTGATGTCGGTGGCAGAAACCAATGGCTTTGATACTGCCGAGGTGTGCTTCCCGCGCTTTGATCTTCCAGGCGGCGGCGATCAGGCAGGACCTGTTGGTGCTGGCGTCGTGCACCGTGGTGTGCCTACACGCACGGTCAACGGCAAGCTGGTTACCACCGTGTATGACTTGATGCTCGCCCACTACGGTGTGCGCCGCGAAGAGCTGAACTTGCCTGGTCAGTGGCCTGAAGATTTCTTTGATGCTTCTGTGGTGGGCACTCCTGCATGGCAAGAAGAGCTCACCGGCGTACCTGCGAATGCCGCGATCCGTATTGGGCGCGAATTTGCTCAAAATGCTGTGGATTCCGGCGGACGTTCGCAGATCATTATGGGCGCTGGTGTCAACCACTACTTCCATGCTGATTCCATCTATCGCACCTTCTTGGCACTGACCTCGATGTGCGGTACCCAGGGTGTCAATGGTGGCGGCTGGGCACACTATGTGGGCCAGGAAAAGCTGCGTCCGATGAATGGTTGGGGCCAGTACGCTTTTGCAGGCGACTGGAACCGCCCGCCACGTCAGATGATTTCTACCGGCTTCTACTACCTCACCACTGATCAGTGGCGCTATGACTCCACCAAGGCCGCACGTTTGGCCTCGCCTTTGGCAAACCGTGGCGTGGTGGGTAATAAGACCACCGCCGATACGCTGGTGGAATCGATGAAGCGCGGTTGGATGCCTTCGTATCCGCAGTTTGATCGCAACACCTTGTTGCTGGCCGAAGAAGCCAAGCAGCAAGGCATCTCCCCTCAAGAACACATTGCCAATGAGCTCAATGCGGGCAATCTTCATTTTGCTTGCGAGGATCCGGATAATCCGCAGAACTATCCGCGTATTTTGCTCAACTGGCGTACCAACCTTCTGGGTTCTTCTGCCAAGGGCACGGAGTTCTTCTTGCGCCACATGCTTGGTATTGATTCTGATGCTTCTGCCGAAGAGATCGGTCCGGAAGATCGCCCCGAGCAGATGGTCTGGCGCGATGAGGCCCCGAAGGGGAAGTTGGATCTGATGATGACCACCGACTTCCGCAACACGTCTACCTCGCTGAGCTCGGATATCGTGCTGCCTGCTGCTACTTGGTATGAAAAGCACGATATGTCTTCTACAGACATGCACCCCTTCTTGCACTCCTTTAATGCGGCCATTAATCCGCCCTGGGAGGCACGAAGCGATTTCGAGGTCTTCCGCGATTTGGCCGCAGCGTTTTCTAAGCTCGCAGCCAAGTGGTTAGGCACGCAGACCGACGTGGTGGCTGCACCACTTGCGCACGATTCCCCAGACGAGCTGGCTATGCCCGGTGGTGTGGTGCCGCCGCTGGATGAGCACGGCTACGTTCCAGGCAAGACCATGGCCAAGCTCATCCCCGTCGAGCGCGACTATGCGGCCGTGTATGAAAAGTGGATGCACTTAGGCCCGCTCACGGGCAAACTTGGCACCGGTGTGCATGGCACGGCGTATAACGTCGAAAAGCAAACCGAAGAGCTCAAGTTGATCCTGGGCGAATCCGAAACCACCACCGCCGGACTGCGCCCGGACCTGAGCACCGCGCCGAAGGTGATCGACATGATCTTGCACCTTTCTGGCGTCTCGAATGGCGAGGTGGCAGCCGAAGGCTTCCGCAATCAGGCAAAGCGCACTGGCCTGGATAACCTCCATGAGCTCGTCGATAATGTAGAAGGCACCCGAATTAACTGGGACATGATCAAGGAACGCCCGGCAGAGGTGATCACTTCTCCTGAGTGGACGGGTATTAAGAAGGATGGTCGGCGCTACACGGCGTTTTCGATCAATCGCGAGTACCTAAAGCCCTTCCATACCTTGTCTGGTCGCATGCACTACTACCTCGACCACGACTGGTTCATTGATTATGGCGAGGCCTTGCCCATGTATCGCCCGCCGCTGGATCACTTGCACGTCCACGGCGAGACGGCCCCGGGTGAGCTATTGCAAAACGACGCCGGGGATCCAGAGGTCACCGTTCGCTACCTCACCACGCACAATAAGTGGTCGATTCACTCGCAGTACTACGACAACCTGCATGTGTTGTCTATCTCTCGTGGTGGCCAGGTGATTTGGATGTCGCAAAAAGACGCCGACAAGCTCGGTGTTCGCGATAACGACTGGGTTGAGGCATATAACCGCAATGGTGTGGTTTCGGCTCGCGCGATCGTTTCCTATCGCATCCCTGAAGGCACGGTGTTTATGAACCACGCCCAGGAACGCACCACGGGCACGCCGCTCAATGAGTCCACCGGACGTCGCGGCGGTACCCACAATTCGCTTACCCGCATCATGATCAAGCCGATTCACGTCGCCGGTGGCTATGGCCACCTCACCTACGGCTTTAACTACATCGGCCCCACTGGCAATAACCGTGACGAGGTCACGCGCATCCGCCGCCGCTCCCAGGAGGTTGAATACTAATGAAGGTCATGGCCCAAATTGCGATGATCATGAACCTAGACAAGTGCATCGGCTGCCACACGTGTTCTGTGACCTGTAAGCAGGCATGGACCAACCGCGAGGGCACCGAGTACATGTGGTTCAACAACGTAGAAACGCGCCCTGGCGTTGGTTATCCCTATGGGTGGGAAGATCAAGGCAAATGGGAAGGCGGCTGGGTGCTGGATAAGCGCGGCAAGCTCAAGCCTCGTTCGGGTGGGCGTTTAAAAAAGCTCGCCACCATCTTCCATAACCCCAAGCTGCCTACCATCGAGGACTATTACGAGCCTTGGACCTATGAGTATGAAAAGCTGCTCTCGGCTCCTGCAGGCCAAAAGACCCAGCCCACTGCGCGGCCTGTGTCGCAGCTCGATGGCCGGCCGATCGATACCATCAAGTGGTCTTCTAACTGGGACGATAACCTCGGCGGCTCCGGGCAAACACTTGATGATGACCCGGTGCTCAAGCAGATGAATATGCAGGTGCGCAAGGAGATCGAAGATGCCTTCATGTTCTATCTTCCGCGTATTTGCGAGCACTGCTTGAACCCCACGTGCGTTTCTTCTTGCCCTTCGGGGGCGATGTATAAGCGCAGTGAAGACGGCATCGTGTTGGTGGATCAGGATCGTTGCCGTGGTTGGCGCATGTGTGTTTCGGGCTGCCCGTATAAGAAGGTCTACTTCAACCACAAAACCGGCAAGGCCGAAAAATGTACCTTGTGCTATCCGCGCATCGAGGTTGGCCAGCCCACCGTGTGTTCGGAAACCTGCGTCGGCCGCCTGCGTTACCTCGGAGTTTTGCTTTACGACGCCGACCGTGTGGCATCGGCAGCCTCCACACCGGAAGAAGGCGATCTCTTCCAAGCGCAAAAAGATATTCTGCTTGATCCCCATGATCCTGAGGTGCAGCGTGCGGCAGTAGAAGCTGGCATCCCGCACTCCTGGATCGATGCTGCACAGCAATCCCCCATCTGGGATCTCATCTTCCGCTACGAGGTGGCCGTGCCCTTGCACCCGGAGTATCGCACCTTGCCTATGGTGTGGTACATCCCGCCACTGAGCCCAGTGGTGGATGCCGTGACTGCCTCTGGCGCAGATGGCGAGCACCACAAGGTGTTGCTCTCTGCTATTTCCAATATGCGTATCCCCCTGGAGTACCTCGCGGGGCTGTTTACCGCCGGCGATACAGCGGCGGTAGAAAAGGTGCTGCGCAGGCTTGCCGCCATGCGTTCGTATATGCGCGATATCAACCTCGGCCAAAAACCGCAGGAAGCTATTGCCGCTTCGGTGGGCATGACCGGCAAGGACATGGAGGCGATGTATCGCTTGCTTGCCATTGCCAAGTACGACGATCGCTACGTGATCCCCACCGCTTCGCCGGAAACACCGCGCGGTATTTCCTCGCTGCCTTCTTTCGGCGGCGCGGATCCTGCTGCCAGCGTGGAGCAATTCCACGGTTTGGGTGAAGGTGCGCCCGAGGCCTGCCATAGCGGCGCGGGCGCAGGGCCTGTAGCGCTTACTTCTTGGAGTGCTGGGCAGCGTCCAGACTCGATGTTTCCAAGGAGCCGATAGATGCGTACCCACGTCGGCATCGTCCCGGCCCCAACCCCGGCCGTAGCCATTACCCAGCAGCAACGCCGCAGGCTGTTTATGGCCTGTTCCCTGCTGCTGGACTACCCGGATGAGGTCTTAATCCAACGCATCCCCACCGTCCGCGAGGCCCTAGGTGCTATGCCTGCAGCGATTGAAGCGGAGCTCGAAGGGTTTTTCCACGCTACTGATACCCACGCTGCTCGCTGGTTGGAGGAACACTACGTAGATACCTTTGATCAGCGCCGCCGCTGTTCGCTGTTTTTGAGCTACTACGCCGTAGGCGATACCCGCCAGCGCGGCACAGCCATCCTGGCGTTTCGCGATGCACTTGGCGCCTTAGGTTTTGAGCTCGATCGCGATGAACTCCCCGATCACTTGTGTGTGCTGCTCGAAGCCGCAGGGCTTGCCCAGGGTGAGGTGCACGATCAAGCAACCCAAATCCTTGCCACCCACCGCGATGGCATCGAGGTGCTGCGCGCAGCCCTAGAAACCTTCGATTCTCCCTATGCGCACCTGATCAAGGCGGTGTGCATGGCGTTGCCGGAGATTGACCAAGAGCTTGCTCAGCACTTTATGGAGCTGATTCGCCAGGGGCCTCCCTCCGAACTGGTTGGCCTTGGCACCCCATTTCCCTTTGCCCAAACCGAAAACCCCTAAATAAGGAATCACCATGACTTCTATTGACACGTTCTTGTGGGTCGCGTTTCCTTGGCTTGCCATCGTCGCGTTTGTGCTGGGCATGTCTTGGCGTTGGCGTACCGATCAATTTGGCTGGACCACGCACTCCACCCAAATCTATGAATCAAAGCTGCTGCGCATCTCCTCGCCGCTATTTCACTGGGGCATGATGTTTGTGATCCTCGGCCACATCATGGGCTTGGCTTTTCCTAAGTCCTGGACTCGTGCCGTAGGCATCTCAGATGCCGCCTATCACCTCATCGCCACCATCCCCGGCACCATCGCCGGTATCGCCGCGGTGCTGGGATTAGTGGGGTTGATTTATCGCCGCGTGCACACCCGCTCGGTGTTCCTATCCACCTCCACCTCAGACAAGGTGATGTATGTGCTGCTTGGCCTTGCTATCTTGAGTGGCTTCGTTGCCACGGTGAGCACCCAGGTCTTCGGTGGGCCTCATGGCTACGATTACCGCGAGACCATCTCTCCTTGGCTGCGCCAATTGCTCATCTTTAATGCGCACCCGGAGTGGATGGCTACGGTGCCCTGGCAGTTCAAGGTGCACGTGCTTGCAGGTTTCACCCTGCTGGCTGTGTGGCCCTTTACTCGCCTGGTGCACGTATTTTCTGCCCCGGTTGGCTACACCACCCGCCCCTATGTGGTGTATCGCTCCCGTGATACAAGAACGCAGCCAACACGCCAACATGTTGCCTGGGAGCCGGTACGCTCAAATAAACGCCAGGTGCATGAACCCAACGACGAAGGCCAGTGGTACGGCGCATAGCCTTCTCCGGGCACCACGCACAAGCGTTGGTGCCCACTACTTTTTCTAGGAGAACACCCATTATGCGTAAATTACTGCCGCTAGCACTGGCTTTGGTGCTCACCGGCTGCGCGTCCCAGGAACAACTCACGGTTTTTGGTGCCGCCTCTACACGTTTGATTAATGATTCCTTAGTCCAACAAAGTGGCGAAGATATCCAATTCCACAATGCCGGCTCTGCTGCCCTGGTACAGCAGTTACGCGAAGGCGCGCCAGCAGATGTGTTGATCACCGCCAACGAGGCCACCATGCAACAAGCCGAAGATGCAGGGCTTGTTGGCACACCAAAGGCTGTAGCAACAAACTCCATGGTGCTGATCGTGCCCAAGGGCAACCCGGCCGGTGTGCAAGGATTCAAAGACTTAGGCGATGCCGTGGTGGTCATTTGTGATGTGCAAGTCCCCTGTGGCGATACCACTGCCACATTGGAAAAGGCCAATAACACCACCATTAATGCTGCCTCACTGGAGCAATCAGTCTCCGATGTCTTAGGCAAAGTGGTCTCGCGTGAAGCCGATGCCGGCGTGGTGTATCGCAGCGATGCTGCAGCCGCAGGCGATAGCGTGGAGGTCATTGAAATTCCCCATGCCGATGAGTACCCCAATCGCATCATGGCGGCGGTGGTGGATCAAAGCTCGCATCCCGATCAAGCAGAAAAGATCTTAAACACCTTGGGCTCGCAGGAGTTTCGTTCTACCTGGCAAGAACAGGGGTTCACCCCACAGTGATCCAGCGCCTTGCCCCAAGCGCACCACGGTGGGTGCATCTGCTTGCTGTACTCGCCGGGGTGTTTCTGCTGCTGCCGCTGATAGCCCTATGCACCCGAGTGGCGTGGACAGACATCATCGGTATTGCGTTGCGCGAGGATTCTTTGCAGATGTTCGCGCTAAGCCTGGGCTCTGCTGTGGTGGCCACGCTGTGTTGTTTGGTGCTAGGAATCCCGCTTGCGCTGTGGTTGCAGTTGCTGCCTCGAGGCGCAGGCCTTGCCCGCGGTTTGGTGCTCCTGCCTTTGGCCATGCCCCCGGTGGTGGCGGGCTTGGCGCTCAGCGCAGCCTTTGGGCGCAAGGGACTAGTAGCACCGCTTCTAGATGCCACCGGTATCCAACTGGCGTTTAGCTTTGCAGGTGTGGTGATGGCGCATTGTTTTATCGCGCTTCCTTTTGTGGTGGTGACTGTGGATGCGGCACTACGGCAATTTGATCGCGAGATTTGGTATTCGGCCCAGGCAGTAGGAATGACGCCCACCCAGGTGGTGCGCCGGGTGTTATTACCTGGTGTGCGCCCGGCGATACTCAGCGGCGCCGGCTTGGCCTTTGTGCGCTCGCTTGGAGAGTTCGGCACCACGCTCACCTTTGCAGGATCCTTACCTGGGGTAACCCGAACGCTCCCGGTGGGCATTTATCTCGCTAGAGAAACTGACCCCGATCAGGCCTATGCGTTAGCAGCCCTGCTCGTGCTGTTGGCCGTGGCAGTGCTGGCAGCAGTCGCACTTCTTGGGCGATCTCCTCGTGTGCGTACTCAGCAGGCCGTTGAGCTTAGGCCTGTCGATGTGGCTGCGTTAAGTGCGCTGAGTGCCTCTGAGCTTGGAGCACCCAGCATCAAGGTGGATGATTTTTATGCCCAGGCTGGGCACACCACCGCACTCATTGGCCCTAATGGTGCAGGTAAAACCACGTTATTGGGCAAAATTGCAGGCAGAATTAGCGCGCAGGTCTTCATAGATGGCAAGCCGATATCCGAGCCGATGTGGCAACGCGGCATTGTCATGCTTACCCAGCAGCCCGGTTTGCCGCGGCACTGCAGCGTTGAGCAGGCCATCGCGATGGTGCACCCCGAGGCAGCCCGGCTGTTAGAGGCGGCAGGTTTAGAGGCCTTAGCCAACGTGCCCACCGCGGAGCTTTCGGGCGGGCAAGCCGCGCAGGTTGCCCTGCTGCGCGCTTTGGCTGCTCGCCCACGGGTGTTATTGCTTGACGAGCCCCTCGCTGCAGTCGATGTTGAGGCAGCGCAGCATTGGCGTGCATTGTTGGCTGCTGCCGCCAAGGGGCGCACGGTGGTGTTTATTAGCCACGACCCCACCGATGTTGCCACCTTGAGTTCCAAGATCGCGGTGCTCGAACAAGCCCAGGTGCGCAGCATTGCAGATACGCAGGAGGAATTTAGCCGTCCGAGCAATAGCTTTGTGGCCTCTTTTGCTGGGGTGAATCGCTTGGAAGGCGTAGTGCAAAGCGTCGAGCACGGTATTGCAGAAATGCGCGTTGGCGATCTTCACGTTGTTGCTCAGGCCGATGGCGATCTCGCTGTCCACGATCGGGCGGTGGCGGTGTTTGCCCCGGATGCTGTGACGTTGAAGGTGGTTGAGAATCCGGCGGGGGTGGAATCCGCGCGCAATCAGTGGGAGGGGCGGATCACATCGGTTGAGTTCCATAAAAATATTGTGTTTGTACGTGTAAAATTTGCTACAGCATCGATTACGTTGCACACCACTCAAGCCTCCGCGTTGCGTTTATCGCTGGGCGTTGGCAGCAGCGTAATTTGTGCCATAAAAGCACTCAACGTGCATGTTTATCGTGCGCCTACCCCACACGCCAGCACCGAGGAATTATGAACCAGCACCCCCCTCGTCCCGCAACGGATCTTTTTCCAGAGTCTTTAAAGCTCAGCCCCAAACAGCGGCTTGTGCTTGATACTTTGGCCGATTATCCCGATGGCGCGCGTGTGTACGAGTTGGCCGAAGAACTGAACATGCATGCCAATACTATTCGTGGCCACCTTGATGAGCTCACCGAGCGCGGCGCCGTACATTCCTTTACCGCACCCGCCATTGGCCGCGGGCGCCCCTCGTTGATTTATAAGGTTCGCATCCCCGATAACCGCACGGTGGCTGCCGAGTACGTCACCTTGATCGAGGTGATGGGCGATTATCTCGAAGAACAAGCCGCCACCGCCGAGGAACAAGCGGCCATGGCCCGCACCATTGGCAAGCGCTGGGGCGAAAAGTTGCGCGAGCGCGGCTTGGAAAGCCCCGAATCCAGCCAGGGCTTTTTGGGCAGGATCACCGGCTATCTTCGCAGCATGGGCTTTGATCCCACGCAGGAAGTCAGCACCGATGAGGGCACGAGCATTTCCATGCGCAGTTGCCCGCTAAGCTCCAATGAGTTCCAGCCAACACCGTTTATTTGTGCCGTGCACGAAGGCACGTTGCAGCAGTTGCTTGACGACGACCGCATGCACCTCAACCTCGTGCCCTATGATCAGCCGGGCCAGTGTTGCGTAGAGATCAAGCAGAAGCAGGCTTAGGCCTCTAATACCTCGGTCTGTACTGGTCCGGCCACGCTCAGTGGCAGCACACGCATGCCGGATTCTTCGGCTTCGCGTAGCAACTGCGAATCGAGGTCTTCGGTGATCAGCACCATGGCGGTAGGCCCTGCGCCTGAAAGGTAGGCTGCCACACCGCGGTTGCGAAGCCTGTTTACCCATTCAGCGGTCAAAGGCAGCACATCGGCGCGATACGGCTGGTGGAGTCGATCCCTGGTGGCCTCCCACAGCAGCTCGGGGTGATGCTGCAGCGCCACCGTCATCAACGCCGCCCTTGACACATTGAAGCGGGCATCAATATGGCTGATCTCATTGGGCAGCACCTGGCGCACCGCATCGGTGGAGGCGCGCTCGCTGGGGATCAAGGCCACGCCGCGAATTTCGGGGTGCACGGGGATGGCCACGGCCTTGTACTGCGGGTCGCTGCCGTCGACAGGCGTCGACGTCCACGACACCACTGCCCCACCCATGACCGAGGCGGCAGCATTATCGGGGTGGCCTTCAAATGCCGAAGAAAGCTGGACCAGATCGGCGGTGCTGAGCACATCACCGGCCAAAGCATTCGCCGCAGCCACACCGGCAACCGCGGCAGCAGCAGAAGAACCAAGGCCACGCGATTGAGGAATACGGTTATGGCAGGTCACTTTGAGCCCAGGTGCCTGAACGCCGGCGGCCTCAAGGCCAGAGTAAATGGCGCGCACCACCAGGTGGCGCTGATCCAGTGGGACTTCGCCCTCGCCTTCGCCTTCGACAATCACTTCGAGGCCTTCGCTGGTGATTTCGACCCAGATGTCGTCGAAAAGCGAAAGGGCAAGCCCGAGGGTGTCAAAGCCAGGCCCAAGATTGGCAGAGGATGCGGGGACGCGAACGTGCACGCGACGCCCGACGCTCAATTGCTGCATTAGTTCTCCATCAAACGGATCACGCTGGTGATCTTCTGTACTGCGTCGATGCTCTTGATCTTTTCAACGGTGGCCTGCAAATCGCGTTCCTTGGCGGCATGGGTGACCACAATCAAGCGGGCAACATCCTCGCCGCCTTCTTGGCGCACTGTTCTCAAAGAAATGCCGTTATCGGCAAAGATCTTGGCAAGCTCAGCCAGCACGCCCTGGCGCTCTTCTACTTCCATATCGATGTGGTAGCAGGTCAGCACCTCGCCAAAATCGGCGATTGGCAAGTTAGCGTAGGTGGATTCACCTGGGGCGCGGCCACCGAAGACCTTGTTACGGGCGGCACCGACAATATCGCCAAGCACCGCAGAAGCCGTGGGGTTACCACCAGCGCCATTGCCGTAGAACATCAAACGGCCCGCAGCCTCTGCCTCTACAAACACGGCATTGAACGACTTAGACACGCTGGCTAGCGGGTGCTCGCGATCCACCAAGGTGGGGTGCACGCGGGCAGAGACCTTCTCTTGGCCCTGCTCATCGCGGAAACGCTCACAAATGGCCAGCAGCTTAATGGTCTGGCCTGCTTGTTTCGCAGCCTCAATGTCTTCGGCGGTGATATGAGAAATGCCCTCGCAGTAGACATCCTCGAAGGTCACGCGGGTATGGAATGCCAGCGATGCCAAAATGGCAGCCTTGGATGCAGCATCATGGCCTTCAACATCAGCAGTTGGATCGGCTTCTGCATACCCCAGGCGGGTGGCCTCGGCGAGCATGTCGTCGTAGGAAGCGCCGGTGGAATCCATGGCGTCGAGGATGAAGTTGGTGGTTCCGTTGACGATGCCGGCCACCGTCTCTACCTGATCGCCTGCCAGGGAACGACGCAGCGGGCCTACCACGGGGATGGCGGCTGCAACGGCAGCCTCGAAGTACAGATCAACGCCTGCGGCATCGGCTGCCTGAGCAAGCTCCTCGGAGTGCGCGGCTACCAGTGCCTTATTGGCAGTTACCACAGACTTGCCGGCTTCAAGCGCCTCCAGCACGAGCTTGCGCGGGTAATCGATACCGCCGATGACCTCCACCACGATGTCGACATCATCGCGGCGCAGCAAAGACTCAGCATCGGTGGTAAGCAACCCCAGTTCGCTTGCCAGCGAACCCTCGTGCTTTTCCACGCTGGATACAGCAACGCCGCGGATCTCCAGCGGGCCGCCGGCGCGGTGAAGGAAATCCTCGCTATTTTCGTGGATCAAACGCAGCACCTGGCTACCGACGGTGCCATAACCCAAAATGGCCAGGCCAACGGGCTCACCTGCGCCCTTGCCGGGCTTGAACATGGTTTGGGGTGCGGCGGTCATAATGCTCCTAGAAAATGTTGAGGCAAATGCCC
This window of the Corynebacterium pseudopelargi genome carries:
- a CDS encoding homoserine dehydrogenase, with amino-acid sequence MTAAPQTMFKPGKGAGEPVGLAILGYGTVGSQVLRLIHENSEDFLHRAGGPLEIRGVAVSSVEKHEGSLASELGLLTTDAESLLRRDDVDIVVEVIGGIDYPRKLVLEALEAGKSVVTANKALVAAHSEELAQAADAAGVDLYFEAAVAAAIPVVGPLRRSLAGDQVETVAGIVNGTTNFILDAMDSTGASYDDMLAEATRLGYAEADPTADVEGHDAASKAAILASLAFHTRVTFEDVYCEGISHITAEDIEAAKQAGQTIKLLAICERFRDEQGQEKVSARVHPTLVDREHPLASVSKSFNAVFVEAEAAGRLMFYGNGAGGNPTASAVLGDIVGAARNKVFGGRAPGESTYANLPIADFGEVLTCYHIDMEVEERQGVLAELAKIFADNGISLRTVRQEGGEDVARLIVVTHAAKERDLQATVEKIKSIDAVQKITSVIRLMEN
- a CDS encoding helix-turn-helix transcriptional regulator, with translation MNQHPPRPATDLFPESLKLSPKQRLVLDTLADYPDGARVYELAEELNMHANTIRGHLDELTERGAVHSFTAPAIGRGRPSLIYKVRIPDNRTVAAEYVTLIEVMGDYLEEQAATAEEQAAMARTIGKRWGEKLRERGLESPESSQGFLGRITGYLRSMGFDPTQEVSTDEGTSISMRSCPLSSNEFQPTPFICAVHEGTLQQLLDDDRMHLNLVPYDQPGQCCVEIKQKQA
- the thrB gene encoding homoserine kinase, which codes for MQQLSVGRRVHVRVPASSANLGPGFDTLGLALSLFDDIWVEITSEGLEVIVEGEGEGEVPLDQRHLVVRAIYSGLEAAGVQAPGLKVTCHNRIPQSRGLGSSAAAAVAGVAAANALAGDVLSTADLVQLSSAFEGHPDNAAASVMGGAVVSWTSTPVDGSDPQYKAVAIPVHPEIRGVALIPSERASTDAVRQVLPNEISHIDARFNVSRAALMTVALQHHPELLWEATRDRLHQPYRADVLPLTAEWVNRLRNRGVAAYLSGAGPTAMVLITEDLDSQLLREAEESGMRVLPLSVAGPVQTEVLEA